The region GCATGATTTTTCAGGTTCCTGTCAAATACATTTATCAGGATTTTGAGAAGCCCATCACTTTTCCAGTTTTGCCTATTACCTGGAATCTAGATTTACTGATTGAATATGATCACTTCTTTAGATGGCTGGATGAAGAACCCCGCACCCAGTCTGAGGTTGAACAACGTCTGAAGGCTGTTAGTCCAGACGATAAAAATCGCATTCAACAACTGCTCTCTCCACCCGACTCAGAACAATATATCTATCTGTCGCCCGCAGGAGATATTTTATGGAAACGATTACGGCAGGTACGGGAAGCGATTGTAGAGGAGCCACCCCCTTCGGAACGGCGAGCGTCTGAGAAGCTATCTGACTCACTTCGAGGTAAGAAGCATCACTTTCCCGAAGGCACGAAAGAGTTCGCAGAGCGAGTGGCCGCTTTACCTGCTGTTGAGGAGATCATTGGTGGGCACTTTGAAAACACTACCCTCAAGCGAGTAAAAAGTGCATCTGACGATGGCGTGATTCGCGTCTTGTGGGCAGATAACGAAAAGGCAGCAAACCTGACTATTCGCACCACTGCCAGAGGACAGGCACAGACCATTCAGTTTAGCGATCGCCACATCAAACCCCTTCTAGAAAACTCATAGGAGCCTTCCATGTTCAAAGCCGTTAAACTGTTGTTTCTTTACACCGAAACCCCACTCCATGTCGGCAGTGGCAGTAGTTTGGGTGTTGTTGACCTTCCCATTCAGCGAGAGCGGCACACAAACCTGCCAATGATTCAATCTTCTGGTATCAAAGGTAAGTTGCGGAGTGCTTTTGAAAATAACGGACTGAAAGGTCAACCTGACTTGATGAAGGCAATCTTTGGTCCTGAAAGCAGCAATGCCAGTGATCATGCGGGTGCTTTATCCCCTGGAGATGGACGTATCCTGCTCTTCCCAGTACGTTCGCTCAAAGGAGTCTTTGCCTGGATCACCTGCCCGCTGGTTCTCAGTCGTTTTGCCCGCGATCTGCAATTAGCCGGACAGTCTTCCACCTGGTCAATTGATTTTAATCAAGTTATAGACAGTAACGCACTTGTTCCTGATGATTGCCAGTTGAGCATTGATGGATCAATTGTTTTGGAAGAGTTCACCTTTGCGGCTAGCAATAATGCAGAAGTGAACAAACTGGCTACATGGCTGGCAGATCAGGCATTCCCGACTGGTTCTGAATACCAGTTCTGGAAAAATAAACTGAAGACTAGCCTGGCGATCGTCAGTGATGATGCTTTCAAAGACTTTTGCCAGTTCAGTA is a window of Leptolyngbyaceae cyanobacterium JSC-12 DNA encoding:
- a CDS encoding CRISPR-associated protein, APE2256 family (IMG reference gene:2510097257~PFAM: CRISPR-associated protein (Cas_APE2256)~TIGRFAM: putative CRISPR-associated protein, APE2256 family), with product MRVIITTTGTSLLTNTGRALNKKNGEVTDDELRHYFDQVGAEKASAETNSLPKIAAPDDAVVMLYTATPDGERCAKQIQGYLESKSWQNIRLEKLELEQNEDQFERKGLRNLVDTIINEINKAQREGHEVIINATGGFKAEIAYTTMVGMIFQVPVKYIYQDFEKPITFPVLPITWNLDLLIEYDHFFRWLDEEPRTQSEVEQRLKAVSPDDKNRIQQLLSPPDSEQYIYLSPAGDILWKRLRQVREAIVEEPPPSERRASEKLSDSLRGKKHHFPEGTKEFAERVAALPAVEEIIGGHFENTTLKRVKSASDDGVIRVLWADNEKAANLTIRTTARGQAQTIQFSDRHIKPLLENS
- a CDS encoding CRISPR-associated protein, Cmr4 family (IMG reference gene:2510097258~PFAM: RAMP superfamily~TIGRFAM: CRISPR type III-B/RAMP module RAMP protein Cmr4) is translated as MFKAVKLLFLYTETPLHVGSGSSLGVVDLPIQRERHTNLPMIQSSGIKGKLRSAFENNGLKGQPDLMKAIFGPESSNASDHAGALSPGDGRILLFPVRSLKGVFAWITCPLVLSRFARDLQLAGQSSTWSIDFNQVIDSNALVPDDCQLSIDGSIVLEEFTFAASNNAEVNKLATWLADQAFPTGSEYQFWKNKLKTSLAIVSDDAFKDFCQFSTDIVARTKLDPVKKTVETGALWTEENLPGDTLLYTPLFACDPRVENKPKKPNGTDDLDAEEILEIVQRHLTNGHARLQLGGNETVGRGLVATRVFGS